tagaAAGTTATATGGAAAAAATACAACTCCATGTTAATATTAGAAAATCCATAGTAACACGTAGAATGAGAAAGCCTCCTCAAGCCCAACTATACAGGTAAAtccattggaaaaaataaaacttaacaaaATTTTGCATGTCAAAATATGCAATACTTGAAAATCAAGGGCTAATATCTTTAAATAATCAAAGGTTTATTAATACTCCATGACAAACAGGAAGTGAGGAAATGAGCAACTGGCACAAATCAATAATAACTGTGAGgacatgggtgacagagtctctTCTAATCCTCTATTCTTGGAGATCTGGATGCCTGCCATTCGCCTATGGGAAGAACAGAGGAGGTCATGGAAAACAGATTTAATCTAGAAAGGGCCACAATGAGGTCAAAGGACAGTCTCAGGGTGGTCTTAAGAACTCCGCATCCCCAAAGAACTGGCAAGGACTCTCCAGGTGCTCTAAGCGACTCCTGACCCACTCCCATCACGGACTCGGAACACCGgtcattttctgaaattttcataAGACACTATAGTTATTGGGGAAaacttcaaattatttaaataatgagaGGCAAATAACATCACTAAACTCATGAATACTCTGTACTTATAACCTCCACTGGCGATCAGGGCACACAGAATACCTACTACTGATGCCTGACGCTGACCATCCCCCCAAGCCCTCGGCCCACGGACCCCAGCCCCGACCCCACCTCTTCCCAGCATCTGACACAAGGATTCTCACCACACTCCCCAGAGACTTGCCTGCGGAGGGCCCCTCTCTAACCCCACATAGCTCAGGTCCCTGATCCAGAGGCAGCATTACTGACCCTGCCTACTATCTATTTCCAGATTAGATTCACTGATCTCAGAGGCATTGTCTAAAACAACTCGCCCTTACAACCACGCTCACTTCAGGAACCGCCCTGTGACGTCAGAACTCTGAGGCCGCGCGGCCACGACTGCACATGCTCAGTGAGGCCGGTGCCAGCCATACAAACATGGCTCCCTGAAGCCGCTCAGGCCCAACAACAACATGGCAGCCTGCACGTCATCGCTCGTCTCTGGGGGCGGCCATACTGAGGAGACGTCTCCTCCGTGCAGGCAGGCTGTTTTCGGGACCTCAGAGATGCTCTCCAGCTGCAGCGGAAAATGAGCAATGAGTGGATTCGAGTCCAGATTCCGGCAGGAGGGAATTTGGGATCGAGATCTGAAAAAAAGTACTAGACTAGAAAAAGACGGGATTGAGTCGGAGCCGATGGCGGGGACAAAGACCAGGGGTTGGGGAAGGCGCCGGTGGGAGCCGAGGCGCCGCTGGACTTGGCCTGCGCGCGCATCACAGCGGTCTCCGCACGCAGCAGTGGCCACGGCGGCAGGTGCGCAAGCCCGGGGTCGCTCGCCCTGagtctcggtttcctcatctgtacggTTGGGACAAGAACAGTAACCCTGGCCAGTCAAGGCGGGCCGCGGCTGTCGCGAGGGTCCACGCCTTAGAGCAGGCGCCTATCATGTGCGGGGCCCTAAGATGGTGTCTGACTCAGCTCCTAGGGGGAACTTCACCAGTGACCAAGTCAGTGCCCTTGAGTTAAAGACCACCAGGAGCACACttgtaattaaatataattacacGCTGCAGCATGGAATGGGGTACTGTGGGTCATCTCAGTGGGAGGAGTTAGAAACTCTTAGAGGATTTGGGCTTTGATTGGTTAATTTCTGGTAGGGTCTCAGAAAGTGAGGACTTTGGATGCTGTCAGAAAGCAAGGGCAATATGATTGATGCTTAAGTATTTGTGGGTGGCATCAAGACCTTGTTCTTTATCTGCACTTAGACCACATTATAAAgtgcctttgtttttgtttgcactTATCACGGTCTCAGCTTAACCTTCTGCAGTTGATAATCTTCTGTGAGATTGTTTATGTCCAACAGGAAACAAAATGGCCTGGCCATGAGCATCAGACCAGCGTGTAATAACATTAAGACCTAACTCTGATGCAAATATTGACAGAATTAAAGTTAGAAATAGTTCTACAGTAAtagagacttcaatactccattaaaaataatgcataaaagCTGGACTTTGTGGCTCACGCCTTTCAtctcaactacctgggaggctgtggcaggcagactgcttgaggccaggagttcaagtccagccagGCCCACATAGCGAgattcccatctctaaaaacaaaaataaagtaatggATAGAAAAACCAgattgggagcctgaggtgagttaagcacaaggtcaggagatggagaccatcctggctgacatcgtgaaaccccatctctactaaaaatacaaaaattagctcccgtagtcccagctattcaggaggctgaggcaggagaattccttgagcccgggaggcaggggttgcagtgagccgagatcaagtccctgcattccagcctgggcaacagagcaagactccatcaaaaaaaaaaaaaaaaaaaaaagagagagagagaagaaaagaaaaactaaacagaaTATCAGTAAGGAAATAGAtgacttgaacaacactataaaTAAACTGAAcctaaagacacatatagaaCACTCCATAAGGGCTGTATATGAAAACCCCACggctaacatcatactcagtgTGAAAAGGTGGCATGATTTTCCACTAAGATCAGGAAGAAGATAAGAACCATCACTTCTATTCATCATAGtaatggaagttctagctaggGCATTTCTGTACACTAAGAATGAATAGCCCaagaatgaaattaagaaaataattctacctataatagcatcaaaaataatttaatacctagaaataactttaaccaaggaggtgaaagacatgtaaactgaaaactacaaaacattgttgaaagaaattaaagacacacataaaaagaaagataGCCTGTTTTCATGAAttacaatatttaatattgttaagataaaactgctacccaaagcaatctggaggttcagtgcaatccctatttACATTCTAATGATGTTTATTGcagaaattgaaatttttatctttaaatttatatGGAGTCTTAAGAAAGTCCAAATAGCCTAAACAATctggaataaaaagaataaagttggactcatacttcctgatttcaaaactttctTTAAGGCTATAAcaatcaaaacagtgtggcatAAAGACAGATCTAtatataatcccaacactttgagaggccgaggcaggcagattacttaaggttgggagttcaagatcagcctggccaatatggtgaaaccccatctctactaaaaatacaaaagttagctggacatggtggcatgcacctctagtctcagctacttgggaggctgaggcagaaggatcgtttgaacccaggaggtggaggtgagccaagatcacgccactgcattccagcctgggtgacagagtgagactccatctcaaaagaaaagaagaaaggaagacagacatgagacagacatatagatcaaaagaatagaatagagagcccagaaataaagccttgTATGTATATTCAAATGACTTTCAACCAGGGTGCCAAGACTATGTGGAAAGgacatattttcaacaaatgatactggGAAAGATGGGCAGTGTATCCACATGTAAAGAGTGAGGTTGGGctcttatttatatatatacacacatatatatatacatatatattatactatatatacacatatatatactatgtatagtATGCATATGTATAGTATACATGTatgctatatatatgtgtatatatgtatacatgtatatgtatagtatgtgtatatatgtatagtatacatatatgtatattatatatactatacatatgtgtatatatagtataaataaGAGCCCAACCTCactctttatatatatgttatatatatataaacatatatatacttcgtatatatgtatatatagtgtatatatacatatattatatactttgtatacatatagtgtatatatacacatatataaagtaatatatgtatatgtatgcatatatattatatactttatatatacatatggaatatgtatgtatatatatagtataaataaGAGCCCAGCCTCACTCATTGCATGTGGATATATACATAGTACACATACATAAACTAACTCAAACTGGATCAAAGGtctaaacataagacttaaaactataaaGGTCTTAGAAGAAAGTATAAAGGAAAAGTTTCATGATTTGGGTTtcgcaatgatttcttggatcaTAGACATCAAAAGCACAGCCAATAAGAGAATAgatttaatcaaaataaaagtgttttgtgCATTAAAGGacactatcaatagagtgaaaaggcaactcatggattacaagaaaatatttgcagatcatatatatatatatacaagattaatatccagaatatacaaaaaaactGCCACAACTTGACAACAACAAAAGATACAAACAAGATGattcaaaactgggcaaaagatttaagtagatatttcttcaaagaagatacataaatgcataagatgctccacatcactaatcactaggaaaatttaattcaaagccacaataagatatcatttcatgggccgggcgtggtggcttgagcctgtaatcccagccctttgggaggccaaggtgggtggatcacgaggtcaagagatctagaccatcctggtcaacacggtgaaaccccgcctctactaaaaatacaaaaaattagctgggcatggtggcgcgtgcctgtaatcccagctactcaggaggctgaggcaggagaattgcctgaacccaggaggcggaggttgcggtgagccaaggttgcaccattgcactccagcctgggtaacgagcgaaactccgtctcaaacaaaaaaaaaaaggtatcatttCACATCCATTTTAATGTATATGatccaaaaaaaaataagtaacaaatgGTAATGAGGTTATGGAGAAGTTGGAACAtttatgcattgctggtgggaatgtaaaatagtgaggttgttgtggaaaacagtttggcagttcctcaaaaatttaaaaatcgaattaccatatgatccagcaattccacttctagatagGTATATACCtccaaagaactgaaagcagggactcaaactATTACTAGCACATCAATGTTTCTAGCAGCATTTCACAGTAACTAGaaggtagaaacaatccaaaCATCCGTCCATGGCAAATGGACTACCAAAAGCGGATATATAAATACTAGGGAACAGTAGCCAGCCTTAGAAAGGAAtaaagttctgatacatgctacaatattgATGAATCTTGAAGAAACTGTACTGagtaaaataaaccagatacagaaagagaaatactgtgATTCTACTTATGTgaagtacctagagtagtcaaaatgCAGAGACAAAGTATAATGATGGTTGCCAGGTCTGGGCATAAAAGGATTGGGGAATTATTGCTTAATAGGTAGAGA
The sequence above is a segment of the Saimiri boliviensis isolate mSaiBol1 chromosome 2, mSaiBol1.pri, whole genome shotgun sequence genome. Coding sequences within it:
- the LOC141582471 gene encoding uncharacterized protein LOC141582471, which encodes MTRHRPRRFFLLSPQMLPSLYSPASHPRFLGTVVICLGGDYSRKNLKGTHFLFLNASQAQQDFLQRCLGVRTLSSLLGRRLPVVNMALCQTRSLFSYSGWAPAPALRRGPSRQPRPALTGQGYCSCPNRTDEETETQGERPRACAPAAVATAACGDRCDARAGQVQRRLGSHRRLPQPLVFVPAIGSDSIPSFSSLVLFFRSRSQIPSCRNLDSNPLIAHFPLQLESISEVPKTACLHGGDVSSVWPPPETSDDVQAAMLLLGLSGFREPCLYGWHRPH